A stretch of the Planctomycetota bacterium genome encodes the following:
- the secG gene encoding preprotein translocase subunit SecG, with amino-acid sequence MSVLLIILFVLVCLLLIFMVVITPSQEGGIAAAFGGLGSDTFFGTKAHQHINKFTVFLAVAFLLLAVLINRHNVGKSGTGPSELEKKIQQLAPEGGGAPPAVPLPPAPNK; translated from the coding sequence ATGAGCGTTCTTCTGATCATCCTGTTCGTCCTGGTGTGCCTGCTGCTCATCTTCATGGTCGTGATCACGCCTTCGCAGGAAGGCGGAATCGCGGCGGCGTTCGGCGGACTCGGAAGCGACACGTTCTTCGGCACCAAGGCCCACCAGCACATCAACAAGTTCACCGTCTTCCTGGCGGTGGCGTTCCTCCTGCTGGCGGTGCTCATCAATCGTCACAACGTGGGCAAGTCCGGAACGGGTCCCAGCGAGCTCGAGAAGAAGATCCAGCAGCTTGCGCCCGAGGGCGGCGGCGCGCCTCCGGCGGTGCCGCTGCCTCCCGCGCCGAACAAGTAG